One window of Nocardia nova SH22a genomic DNA carries:
- a CDS encoding RNA polymerase subunit sigma-70, which yields MPVEFEPHRGELLAFCYRMLGSVHEAEDVVQETMLRAWRARDRYDSARASVRTWLYRIATNACLTALEGRSRRALPSGLGPASDDPGAKLAPALDIPWLQPCPDSRFDITTRADLRLALVAAMQLLPPRQRAVLVLREVLEFSAVEVAGQLDTTVAAVNSALQRARAALAGVSGLELITEPDDPEVRAVIQRYARAFEAADVAALVRMVTADAVMEMPPVPLWYRGSGDYGRFLHRVFAMRGTDWRMRYLTANGQPALAAYALAPDGRYHRHTLQVFTVTDGRIARNVVFADPAVLSMFELPEQIGPE from the coding sequence GTGCCGGTCGAGTTCGAGCCCCATCGAGGCGAGTTGCTCGCCTTCTGTTATCGGATGCTGGGCTCGGTGCACGAGGCCGAGGACGTCGTGCAGGAGACGATGTTGCGCGCGTGGCGGGCGCGTGACCGGTACGACAGCGCCCGCGCATCGGTGCGGACATGGCTGTATCGGATTGCGACCAATGCCTGCCTCACCGCGCTGGAGGGCCGGTCGCGGCGGGCGCTGCCGTCCGGCCTGGGCCCGGCCTCCGACGATCCCGGCGCGAAACTCGCACCCGCCCTCGACATTCCGTGGCTGCAACCCTGCCCCGACTCACGTTTCGACATCACGACACGAGCCGATCTGCGATTGGCACTGGTGGCGGCGATGCAACTGCTGCCGCCGCGCCAGCGGGCCGTCCTCGTACTGCGCGAGGTGCTGGAGTTCAGCGCCGTGGAGGTCGCCGGGCAGTTGGACACCACGGTCGCGGCCGTGAACAGCGCACTACAGCGAGCCCGGGCGGCCCTGGCCGGCGTATCCGGTCTGGAGCTGATCACCGAACCGGACGATCCCGAGGTACGCGCGGTGATCCAGCGCTACGCACGCGCGTTCGAGGCGGCGGATGTGGCCGCGCTGGTGCGCATGGTGACGGCCGACGCGGTCATGGAGATGCCGCCCGTCCCGCTCTGGTACCGCGGGAGCGGCGACTACGGCCGATTCCTGCACCGGGTGTTCGCGATGCGCGGAACCGATTGGCGTATGCGGTATCTCACCGCCAACGGCCAACCGGCGCTGGCCGCCTACGCCCTCGCCCCCGACGGCCGCTACCACCGGCACACGCTGCAGGTCTTCACCGTCACCGACGGCCGCATCGCACGCAATGTCGTCTTCGCGGACCCGGCGGTGCTGAGCATGTTCGAACTGCCCGAGCAGATCGGTCCGGAATAG
- a CDS encoding MerR family transcriptional regulator encodes MTKSKADIPQPDAGGAVKVGVLAASAGLTVRTLHYYDEIGLLSPSQRTGAGHRLYTARDVERLYRIGLLRQLGLQLDEVAAALNDPEWDLMGTMNRHIGRLDERLGIEHRLRNRLAAMADTLAQHKKPDTHELLDTLEDMAMLDTKIRRRIPTLVYRDIAAAHEFLTAVFGFEAGRVARAPDGTVYHAEVTAGDGVIWLHQVSERFGLQSPEALGACTEGMSIVVDDVDGHYRAAEQHGADIVYPPTDQPYGYREYSARDLEQRLWTFMTPLT; translated from the coding sequence ATGACCAAGTCGAAGGCCGATATACCTCAGCCCGACGCTGGTGGGGCCGTCAAAGTCGGTGTGCTGGCGGCCTCGGCCGGGCTCACGGTGCGCACATTGCACTACTACGACGAGATAGGGCTGTTGTCGCCGTCGCAGCGGACCGGCGCCGGGCATCGGTTGTATACGGCGAGGGACGTGGAACGGCTCTATCGCATCGGGCTGCTGCGGCAGCTCGGATTGCAGCTGGATGAGGTCGCGGCAGCTCTGAACGATCCGGAGTGGGATCTGATGGGCACGATGAACCGGCATATCGGCCGGCTCGATGAGCGGTTGGGAATCGAACATCGGCTGCGTAATCGGCTTGCCGCGATGGCCGACACTCTCGCTCAGCACAAAAAGCCCGATACTCACGAACTTCTCGACACATTGGAGGACATGGCCATGCTCGATACCAAGATCCGCCGCCGGATTCCGACACTCGTTTACCGGGACATCGCCGCGGCTCACGAATTCCTCACCGCTGTATTCGGTTTCGAAGCGGGCCGTGTCGCGCGGGCGCCCGACGGCACCGTCTACCACGCCGAGGTCACCGCCGGTGACGGCGTGATCTGGCTGCATCAGGTGTCCGAGCGGTTCGGTCTGCAGTCACCGGAGGCGCTGGGTGCGTGCACGGAAGGGATGTCGATCGTCGTCGATGATGTCGACGGCCACTACCGCGCTGCCGAACAGCACGGCGCCGACATCGTCTACCCGCCTACCGACCAGCCCTACGGATATCGCGAATACAGTGCCCGCGATCTCGAGCAGCGATTGTGGACATTCATGACACCGCTGACCTGA
- a CDS encoding class I SAM-dependent methyltransferase yields MTTPSEFTFEDAYKGDEGPFAEVKPPWSIGAPQPELQALIDRGKFHGDVLDVGCGEAAISLYLAGHGHTTVGLDSAPTAIELARAEAARRGLTTASFEVADISAFTGYDGRFGTIVDSTLFHSIPVDLREGYQQSIVRAAAPGASYFALVFDRKALPNPPEGFGPNPVTEDELREVVSKYWVIDDISPARIHGNNLPRDNQSPVRFEDVRDEPSGRNSVPAWLLQAHLG; encoded by the coding sequence ATGACCACACCAAGCGAATTCACCTTCGAAGACGCCTACAAGGGAGATGAGGGCCCGTTCGCGGAGGTCAAGCCCCCGTGGAGCATCGGCGCACCGCAGCCGGAGCTGCAAGCGCTCATCGACCGAGGCAAATTCCACGGCGATGTCCTCGACGTCGGCTGCGGCGAGGCGGCGATCTCGCTGTATCTGGCCGGCCACGGCCACACTACGGTCGGCCTGGACTCCGCCCCCACCGCCATCGAACTGGCCCGCGCCGAGGCCGCCCGTCGCGGCCTGACGACCGCCTCATTCGAGGTGGCCGACATCTCCGCCTTCACCGGCTACGACGGCCGCTTCGGCACCATCGTCGACAGCACCCTGTTCCACTCCATCCCCGTGGACCTCCGCGAGGGCTATCAGCAATCCATCGTCCGTGCCGCGGCTCCCGGGGCCTCCTACTTCGCCCTGGTCTTCGACCGCAAAGCCCTCCCGAACCCGCCGGAAGGCTTCGGCCCCAACCCGGTCACGGAAGACGAACTGCGCGAGGTGGTTTCGAAGTACTGGGTGATCGACGACATCAGCCCCGCCCGCATCCACGGCAACAATCTGCCGCGCGACAACCAGTCCCCGGTCCGATTCGAGGACGTCCGGGACGAGCCCAGCGGGCGCAACTCGGTCCCCGCCTGGTTGTTGCAGGCCCACCTGGGCTGA
- a CDS encoding NAD(P)/FAD-dependent oxidoreductase yields MSPAKIVIVGGGFSGVECARYLERHLSPEEAFVQLVSPDAGLLYLPLLPQVASGVLNPRSISVSLRRVLRRTEVVPGRAIGVHPETRQLVVQRRAGVESALEYDHLVLVPGSITRVLDVPGLEEHAFGVKTLAEAMYLRDHVLRQLDVAAMRGGEDEDRERLNFVTIGAGYAGTETTAVLNKLTRAAARRYFPKAESEMVRWHLVTRGDRIMPELGEQLGEQTKRILAERGIELICGASAKEVTPHGVLLTNGRFIPSRTVLWTAGVVPSPLAGHLGAATEKGRIVTEADFAVPGLPGVWACGDAAAVPDLTAGEGAVCAPTAQHAMRQGRHLGKNLVAALRGGRPAPYRHPDLGMVVDLGGADAVARPMKIGLRGIPAQFVTRGYHLMALRTLVARARVAFDWTTHGLGGDDFLRIGYGDFDTRTIGGFEQTDCYLPAEDVPKILESLGDKD; encoded by the coding sequence GTGAGTCCCGCGAAGATCGTGATCGTCGGCGGTGGTTTCTCCGGCGTCGAGTGTGCCCGTTATCTGGAACGTCATCTCAGCCCGGAGGAAGCGTTCGTCCAGCTCGTCTCGCCGGATGCGGGGCTGCTGTATCTGCCGCTGTTGCCGCAGGTCGCGTCGGGAGTGCTCAATCCGCGATCGATCTCGGTGTCGCTGCGGCGGGTGCTGCGGCGCACCGAGGTGGTGCCGGGGCGGGCCATCGGGGTGCATCCCGAGACGCGGCAACTGGTGGTGCAGCGGCGGGCGGGGGTCGAAAGTGCGCTCGAGTACGACCATCTGGTGCTGGTGCCGGGCAGTATCACCCGGGTGCTCGATGTGCCGGGGCTGGAGGAGCACGCCTTCGGGGTGAAGACCCTCGCCGAGGCCATGTATCTGCGCGATCACGTGCTGCGGCAGCTGGATGTGGCGGCCATGCGCGGCGGGGAGGACGAGGATCGGGAGCGGCTGAATTTCGTCACCATCGGTGCGGGGTACGCGGGGACCGAGACCACCGCCGTGCTGAACAAGCTCACCCGGGCGGCCGCGCGGCGCTACTTCCCGAAGGCCGAATCGGAGATGGTGCGCTGGCATCTGGTGACCCGCGGCGACCGGATCATGCCCGAGCTCGGTGAGCAGCTGGGGGAGCAGACCAAACGGATTCTGGCCGAGCGCGGTATCGAACTGATCTGCGGAGCGTCGGCGAAAGAGGTTACCCCGCACGGGGTTCTGCTCACCAACGGCCGGTTCATCCCGTCGCGCACGGTGCTGTGGACCGCCGGTGTCGTCCCCAGCCCGCTCGCCGGACATCTGGGCGCGGCGACCGAGAAGGGTCGCATCGTCACCGAGGCCGATTTCGCGGTGCCGGGGCTGCCGGGCGTGTGGGCGTGCGGTGATGCGGCGGCCGTGCCGGATCTGACCGCGGGCGAGGGGGCGGTGTGCGCGCCCACGGCCCAGCACGCCATGCGGCAGGGGCGGCATCTGGGGAAGAATCTGGTGGCCGCGCTGCGGGGCGGGCGACCGGCGCCGTACCGGCATCCCGACCTCGGCATGGTGGTCGATCTGGGTGGCGCGGATGCGGTGGCGCGGCCGATGAAGATCGGATTGCGCGGTATACCAGCACAATTCGTGACCCGCGGCTATCACCTCATGGCCCTGCGCACACTCGTCGCGCGGGCCAGGGTGGCCTTCGACTGGACCACGCATGGGCTCGGCGGTGACGACTTCCTGCGAATCGGATACGGGGACTTCGACACTCGCACCATCGGCGGATTCGAGCAGACTGATTGCTACCTGCCCGCGGAGGACGTCCCCAAGATTTTGGAGTCGCTGGGCGACAAGGACTGA
- a CDS encoding acyl-CoA synthetase: MRSVRDTLAAGSVLRRRGMVDPRQPLELVRTMRDANTIGPFATVLAHAARQDGAAPALVDEHGTLSFHDLDRQSNALARALAAAGFAAGSVVGVLCRDHRGMVLSLLAAGKLGVRVVLLNTGSAGPQLAEVVAREGVRALLFDSEFAERAQAIPSDVPRFLTWTDGEKPAEIPTIGELAAPHSTDAVPPPRRPGGLVILTSGTTGTPKGAPRDKVSPLQSAQFLDRVPLPRNATMVMAAPIFHGTGLSQCTLGWALGNRVIFRQRKFDPVATLAAVSEYRAATLVLVPTMLQRIVDLDEEILHRYDTSSLEVIFAAGSSISPDLSRRTAQVFGDVLYNLYASTEVAVAAVATPEDMRAAPGTVGRPPVGCRVALYDAERRRITAPDTIGTIFVSSGLSFGGYTDGRNKEIVDGLLSSGDLGHFDAEGRLFIDGRDDDMIVSGGENVYPLEVENLLMDRPDILEAAVVGVDDHDFGKRLRAFVVRAQGAETDAGEIRAHVKSHLARHKVPRDVVFVDELPRNATGKLLRRQLEAADSDTGA; this comes from the coding sequence ATGCGCTCGGTGCGCGACACCCTCGCCGCCGGATCCGTCCTGCGCCGCCGCGGCATGGTCGATCCCCGGCAACCCCTGGAACTCGTGCGCACCATGCGCGATGCGAACACCATCGGCCCCTTCGCCACCGTCCTGGCCCACGCCGCGCGCCAGGACGGTGCGGCCCCGGCACTGGTCGACGAGCACGGCACCCTGAGCTTCCACGACCTCGACCGGCAATCCAACGCGCTCGCCCGCGCACTGGCCGCCGCCGGATTCGCGGCCGGGTCGGTCGTCGGCGTCCTGTGCCGCGATCACCGCGGGATGGTGCTCAGCCTGCTGGCGGCGGGCAAACTCGGCGTCCGCGTCGTCCTGCTGAACACCGGTTCCGCTGGACCACAGCTCGCCGAGGTCGTGGCCCGCGAAGGGGTGCGCGCCCTGCTGTTCGACAGCGAATTCGCCGAACGGGCACAGGCGATTCCCTCGGACGTCCCCCGGTTTCTGACCTGGACCGACGGCGAGAAGCCCGCCGAGATTCCGACCATCGGCGAACTCGCGGCGCCCCATTCCACCGATGCGGTACCACCGCCACGACGCCCCGGCGGTCTGGTCATCCTGACCAGCGGCACCACCGGCACCCCCAAAGGCGCACCGCGGGACAAGGTTTCGCCGCTGCAGTCGGCGCAGTTCCTGGACCGGGTGCCGCTGCCCCGCAACGCGACCATGGTGATGGCCGCGCCGATCTTCCACGGCACCGGCCTGTCGCAGTGCACGCTCGGCTGGGCCCTGGGCAATCGCGTGATCTTCCGGCAGCGCAAGTTCGATCCCGTCGCGACGCTGGCGGCCGTATCCGAATACCGTGCCGCCACACTGGTTCTGGTGCCGACGATGCTGCAGCGCATCGTCGATCTCGACGAGGAGATCCTGCACCGCTACGACACCTCGTCGCTCGAAGTGATCTTCGCGGCCGGATCATCGATCTCGCCGGATCTGAGCCGCCGCACCGCCCAGGTCTTCGGCGATGTCCTCTACAACCTCTACGCCTCCACCGAGGTGGCCGTCGCCGCGGTCGCGACGCCCGAGGACATGCGCGCGGCGCCGGGAACGGTCGGGCGCCCGCCGGTGGGCTGCCGGGTCGCGCTCTACGATGCCGAGCGCAGGCGCATCACCGCACCGGACACGATCGGCACGATCTTCGTCTCGAGCGGCCTCAGTTTCGGCGGCTACACCGACGGCCGGAACAAGGAGATCGTCGACGGCCTGCTCTCCAGCGGCGACCTCGGGCATTTCGACGCCGAGGGCCGCCTGTTCATCGACGGCCGCGACGACGACATGATCGTCTCCGGCGGAGAGAACGTGTACCCGCTCGAGGTCGAGAATCTGCTGATGGACCGCCCCGACATCCTCGAGGCGGCGGTGGTCGGCGTGGACGATCACGATTTCGGAAAACGTTTGCGCGCCTTCGTCGTCCGCGCCCAGGGCGCCGAGACGGATGCCGGCGAAATCCGCGCCCACGTCAAGTCCCACCTCGCCCGGCACAAGGTCCCGCGCGACGTCGTCTTCGTCGACGAGCTGCCGCGCAATGCCACCGGCAAGCTGCTGCGCCGCCAGCTCGAGGCCGCCGACTCCGATACCGGGGCCTAG
- a CDS encoding oxygenase MpaB family protein, which yields MEQQVRPEGAPEVAGLDPEQRRRYMAGPAALLGGPANVIMQLGLPQVGRGVIESTVETGQYALRPRKRGRTTLTYLAVAMLGTDEDRVAYRDAVNSAHRQVRSRPESPVRYNAFDPTLQLWVAACIYRGVADSMSLFYGRIEDNLLDEFYRESARFGTTLQVPERLWPSDRAAFAQYWDSMLDKVSYDDEVRGYLLEQVVDLGPYRRYERVLFRRVNRFFTTGFLPQRFRDELGLSWSPARQWVFEAVMRGIGGVLRLLPQRWRAYPFDRYLEDMRRRREAGKPLV from the coding sequence ATGGAACAGCAGGTGCGGCCCGAGGGTGCGCCGGAGGTCGCGGGGCTCGATCCCGAACAGCGGCGCAGATATATGGCCGGTCCGGCCGCGCTGCTCGGCGGTCCGGCCAATGTGATCATGCAACTCGGATTGCCACAGGTCGGGCGCGGTGTCATCGAAAGTACGGTGGAGACCGGGCAGTATGCGCTGCGGCCGCGCAAGCGGGGGCGCACCACGCTCACCTATCTGGCGGTGGCGATGCTGGGCACCGACGAAGACCGCGTCGCCTACCGCGACGCGGTCAATTCGGCCCATCGTCAGGTGCGGTCGCGGCCGGAGAGTCCGGTGCGGTACAACGCCTTCGATCCGACGCTGCAACTGTGGGTCGCCGCGTGTATCTACCGTGGCGTGGCCGATTCGATGTCTCTCTTCTATGGGAGAATCGAAGATAACTTGCTCGACGAGTTCTATCGCGAGTCGGCGCGCTTCGGGACCACCTTGCAGGTGCCGGAGCGGCTGTGGCCCAGCGATCGGGCGGCCTTCGCGCAGTACTGGGACTCCATGCTGGACAAGGTGTCCTACGACGACGAGGTGCGCGGGTATCTGCTCGAGCAGGTCGTCGACCTCGGGCCGTACCGGCGATACGAGCGCGTGCTGTTCCGGCGGGTGAATCGGTTCTTCACCACCGGCTTCCTGCCGCAGCGCTTCCGCGACGAGTTGGGACTGTCGTGGAGTCCGGCCCGCCAGTGGGTGTTCGAGGCCGTGATGCGGGGGATCGGCGGGGTGCTGCGACTGCTCCCGCAGCGCTGGCGGGCCTATCCGTTCGACCGGTATCTGGAGGATATGCGCCGTCGCCGGGAGGCGGGCAAGCCGCTGGTTTGA
- a CDS encoding TetR/AcrR family transcriptional regulator, which produces MPIEVDGSQRRRRIGDAGLRVVRAHGVAGLTVRAVAAELGGSTSLVTNYVRNRGELLALTMDSALRQWDTEAEQVTTSGGLAELAAWAVDWYSDDGPIVTSVLLEVLAGGDPDRLATVRRELDILYGQLRAATHDTDDPDIAADLLYLITRGAMVTSVEDPGRWPLERLTHAATYLVDRMRERPGAE; this is translated from the coding sequence ATGCCTATCGAAGTCGACGGCTCGCAACGCCGCCGCCGGATCGGAGACGCCGGGCTGCGGGTGGTGCGCGCGCACGGTGTGGCGGGCCTGACCGTGCGCGCGGTCGCGGCGGAACTGGGCGGTTCCACGAGCCTGGTCACCAATTACGTCCGCAATCGCGGCGAACTGCTGGCCTTGACGATGGACAGCGCCCTGCGTCAGTGGGACACCGAGGCCGAGCAGGTGACGACCAGCGGCGGCCTCGCCGAGCTGGCGGCGTGGGCGGTGGACTGGTACAGCGACGACGGCCCGATCGTCACCTCGGTACTCCTGGAGGTCCTGGCCGGAGGCGACCCGGACCGCCTGGCGACCGTCCGCCGCGAACTGGACATCCTCTACGGCCAGCTGCGCGCCGCCACCCACGACACCGACGACCCGGACATCGCGGCCGACCTGCTGTACCTGATCACCCGCGGCGCGATGGTCACCAGCGTGGAAGATCCCGGCCGGTGGCCGCTCGAACGCCTGACCCACGCCGCCACCTACCTGGTCGACAGGATGCGGGAGCGGCCCGGCGCCGAGTGA
- a CDS encoding alpha/beta hydrolase, with product MSGAGYYRDQREWRDLQEYLPRRLRLDDASAPAEEFWDWRGNTVHLDRYANPSAPAKVVLHHGVGTNGRQMSLILGAPLARRGFETVALDNLGYGLTGVRPGFVPSYADWVDLVVDYLAYEQSRDDRPIVLYGLSAGGMLTYHVAAKAPRGTLRGIVGMTFLDQRVRQVRDETAHDVVASRLGFPLMNLLARTPAARMRVPMTLASKMSALVNDRDALRIMTRDRTSGGNWVSIRFLADYGSYVPAVEPAEFDACPVLLTQPARDRWTPVHLSEPVLSRITRVPVRTVVLDDAGHYPIEEPGLQQMEDVIAEFVTEHTGR from the coding sequence ATGAGCGGGGCAGGTTATTACCGTGACCAGCGGGAGTGGCGCGATCTTCAGGAGTATCTGCCGCGGCGGCTGCGACTCGACGACGCGAGCGCCCCGGCCGAGGAGTTCTGGGACTGGCGCGGCAACACCGTGCATCTGGACCGGTACGCGAATCCGTCGGCACCGGCGAAGGTCGTACTGCATCACGGTGTCGGCACCAACGGGCGTCAGATGAGCCTGATCCTCGGCGCACCGCTGGCCCGGCGCGGTTTCGAGACGGTGGCCCTGGACAACCTCGGCTACGGATTGACCGGGGTGCGACCGGGTTTCGTTCCGTCCTATGCGGATTGGGTCGATCTCGTCGTCGACTACCTGGCCTACGAGCAGTCCCGCGACGACCGGCCGATCGTGCTCTACGGGCTGAGCGCCGGCGGGATGCTGACCTACCACGTCGCCGCGAAGGCGCCCCGGGGAACGTTGCGCGGCATCGTCGGGATGACCTTCCTCGATCAGCGCGTCCGGCAGGTCCGCGACGAGACCGCGCACGATGTGGTGGCCTCCCGGCTCGGCTTTCCGCTGATGAACCTGCTGGCCCGGACGCCCGCCGCCCGAATGCGAGTCCCGATGACCCTGGCCTCGAAGATGTCGGCGCTGGTGAACGATCGCGATGCGCTGCGGATCATGACGCGCGATCGCACCTCGGGTGGGAACTGGGTCTCGATTCGCTTCCTGGCCGATTACGGCAGCTACGTTCCCGCTGTGGAACCCGCAGAGTTCGACGCCTGCCCGGTGTTGCTGACCCAGCCCGCACGGGATCGCTGGACGCCGGTGCACCTCAGTGAACCGGTGCTGTCGCGGATCACCCGCGTGCCGGTGCGGACGGTCGTGCTGGACGACGCCGGTCACTATCCGATCGAGGAGCCCGGGCTCCAGCAGATGGAGGATGTCATCGCCGAATTCGTCACCGAGCACACGGGTCGGTGA
- a CDS encoding alpha/beta hydrolase, whose translation MTTFVLVHGGGHGGWCYRRVTRLLREAGHEVYAPSLSGLADRAHLRLRGIGLDTHIADIAGLVEYEDLHDVLLVGHSYGGMVITGAADRVTDRIGGLVYLDAANPVNGQSLVDVAGPIITVTREFGETVEGVELVLTPTPDAGMLYGVTDPRDLAWMQSRLSAHPWRCFEDPLDLRNESALWAIPQYHIVCTSTLASRDPELVEAARTQGRLWDIDTGHDLMITEPRAVTDALLEIAAA comes from the coding sequence ATGACGACTTTCGTACTGGTCCACGGCGGCGGCCACGGCGGCTGGTGCTATCGGCGGGTGACCCGGCTACTGCGCGAGGCCGGGCACGAGGTGTACGCGCCGAGCCTGTCCGGACTGGCCGATCGGGCCCATCTGCGACTGCGCGGGATCGGCCTCGACACCCACATCGCGGACATCGCAGGACTGGTCGAGTACGAGGATCTGCACGATGTCCTGCTCGTCGGCCACAGCTACGGCGGAATGGTCATCACCGGCGCCGCCGACCGGGTCACCGACCGGATCGGCGGGCTCGTCTACCTCGATGCGGCGAATCCGGTCAACGGTCAGTCGCTGGTCGACGTGGCCGGACCGATCATCACCGTCACCCGCGAATTCGGCGAGACGGTCGAGGGCGTCGAACTGGTCCTGACGCCCACCCCGGATGCCGGAATGCTCTACGGCGTCACCGATCCGCGGGATCTCGCCTGGATGCAGTCCCGGCTCAGCGCCCACCCGTGGCGATGTTTCGAAGATCCCCTCGACCTGCGCAACGAATCGGCGCTGTGGGCGATTCCGCAGTACCACATCGTGTGCACCTCCACCCTCGCCAGCAGAGATCCCGAACTGGTCGAGGCCGCCAGAACCCAAGGGCGCCTGTGGGATATCGACACCGGGCACGATCTGATGATCACCGAGCCGCGCGCGGTCACCGACGCCCTGCTCGAAATCGCCGCCGCCTGA
- a CDS encoding helix-turn-helix domain-containing protein codes for MRTGSDGRIGDNELVARNVRRYRMERAMSLGDLARRSGLSKQTLSKIEQGVGNPTVETLSQLGAALDISARRLLTEWGTPVYVLRSGEGSWAERHGVAERMLDETYGSGHVRTLVLRLERAAGQPEIVEPHPPGTLHHLYLISGKLRAGPANDAVDLAAGDFVRFPGDVPHRLICLSERALAHMVTTIPQVRQFGPPPTRTAPPTDETP; via the coding sequence ATGCGTACCGGAAGTGACGGCCGAATCGGCGACAACGAACTGGTCGCGCGCAATGTGCGCCGCTACCGGATGGAACGGGCGATGTCGCTGGGCGACCTCGCCCGCCGATCCGGCCTGTCGAAGCAGACACTGTCGAAGATCGAGCAGGGCGTGGGCAATCCCACCGTGGAGACGCTGTCGCAACTCGGTGCGGCACTGGACATCTCGGCCCGGCGGCTGCTCACCGAATGGGGCACACCGGTCTATGTGCTGCGTTCCGGTGAGGGCAGCTGGGCCGAACGGCACGGGGTCGCCGAGCGGATGCTCGACGAAACCTACGGCTCCGGCCACGTGCGCACTCTGGTGCTGCGCCTGGAACGGGCCGCCGGACAGCCGGAGATCGTCGAGCCCCACCCGCCCGGCACCCTGCACCACCTGTATCTGATCAGCGGCAAACTCCGCGCGGGCCCCGCCAACGACGCCGTCGACCTCGCCGCCGGAGATTTCGTCCGCTTCCCCGGCGACGTCCCGCACCGCCTGATCTGCCTGTCCGAACGCGCCCTGGCCCACATGGTCACCACCATCCCCCAGGTCCGCCAATTCGGCCCGCCCCCGACCCGCACGGCCCCGCCCACCGACGAGACGCCGTGA
- a CDS encoding 3-carboxyethylcatechol 2,3-dioxygenase, translated as MITAAVGLSHSPLIGKNDPEPEVLARVGEAIATAREFIARFEPDLVVLFAPDHYNGFFYREMPPFCLATDAHAIGDFGTGAGHLSVDTEAARRIAAGVLDRGIDLSVSARMTVDHGFAQPLEMMFGGIDRVPVVPVFVNGVATPLGPVSRIRALGTAIGQAAARLDRKVLYLASGGLSHDPPVPVLDGAPPRVADALIEGHPPTPEQRAKGEQRVLRAGQDYVAGTTAMIPINPAWDNRLLDVIERGELAEFDSWSVESMGRDGGGSAHEVRCWIAAYAALAATGDYTLEHRFYEAIPAWIAGFAVTTARSTAAGQGERL; from the coding sequence GTGATCACCGCCGCCGTCGGCCTGTCCCACTCCCCCCTGATCGGCAAGAACGATCCCGAACCCGAGGTCCTCGCCCGGGTCGGCGAGGCGATCGCCACCGCGCGGGAGTTCATCGCGCGATTCGAACCGGATCTGGTCGTGCTGTTCGCCCCCGACCACTACAACGGCTTCTTCTACCGCGAGATGCCGCCGTTCTGCCTGGCCACCGACGCCCACGCGATCGGCGATTTCGGCACCGGCGCAGGACATCTCAGCGTCGACACCGAGGCGGCCCGGCGGATCGCGGCCGGTGTCCTGGATCGCGGTATCGACCTGTCCGTCTCGGCACGCATGACCGTCGATCACGGTTTCGCGCAACCCCTCGAAATGATGTTCGGCGGGATCGACCGGGTTCCGGTGGTTCCGGTGTTCGTCAACGGTGTGGCCACCCCGCTCGGCCCGGTCTCCCGCATTCGCGCCCTGGGCACCGCGATCGGGCAGGCGGCCGCGCGACTGGACCGCAAGGTGCTTTATCTCGCGTCGGGCGGTCTGTCCCACGATCCGCCGGTGCCCGTCCTCGACGGTGCGCCACCGCGAGTCGCCGACGCCCTCATCGAAGGACATCCCCCGACTCCGGAGCAGCGCGCCAAGGGCGAGCAGCGGGTCCTGCGCGCGGGACAGGACTACGTCGCCGGGACCACCGCGATGATTCCGATCAACCCGGCGTGGGACAACCGCCTGCTCGATGTGATCGAACGCGGCGAGCTGGCCGAATTCGACAGCTGGAGTGTGGAATCCATGGGCCGCGACGGCGGCGGCTCCGCCCACGAGGTGCGCTGCTGGATCGCCGCCTACGCCGCCCTGGCCGCCACCGGGGACTACACCCTCGAGCACCGCTTCTACGAGGCGATTCCGGCCTGGATCGCCGGTTTCGCCGTCACCACCGCCCGCAGCACCGCCGCAGGACAGGGGGAACGCCTTTGA